From Hirundo rustica isolate bHirRus1 chromosome 1, bHirRus1.pri.v3, whole genome shotgun sequence, a single genomic window includes:
- the RPSA gene encoding small ribosomal subunit protein uS2 isoform X2 gives MAVRRRRVLFRLRAAWASTRRCQRSLSLLPKGNPTMSGGLDVLQMKEEDVLKFLAAGTHLGGTNLDFQMEQYIYKRKSDGIYIINLKRTWEKLLLAARAIVAIENPADVSVISSRNTGQRAVLKFAAATGATPIAGRFTPGTFTNQIQAAFREPRLLVVTDPRADHQPLTEASYVNIPTIALCNTDSPLRYVDIAIPCNNKGAHSVGLMWWMLAREVLRMRGTISREHPWEVMPDLYFYRDPEEIEKEEQAAAEKAVTKEEFQTEWTAPAPEFTAPPQPEVADWSEGVQVPSVPIQQFPTEDWSAQPATEDWSAAPTAQATEWVGTATEWS, from the exons ATGGCCGTCAGGAGAAGGCGGGTTCTCTTTCGGCTCCGCGCCGCCTGGGCCTCCACACGGCGTTGTCAGC GTTCCCTGTCGTTGCTTCCAAAGGGAAACCCCACAATGTCCGGAGGCCTCGATGTCCTgcagatgaaggaggaggaTGTCCTCAAATTCCTCGCTGCCGGGACCCACCTGGGAGGTACCAACCTTGACTTCCAGATGGAGCAGTACATCTACAAAAGGAAGAGCGATG GTATTTACATCATCAATCTGAAGAGGAcctgggaaaagctgctcctggcagctcgTGCCATTGTTGCCATTGAGAACCCAGCTGACGTGAGCGTCatttcttccaggaacactggACAG CGTGCGGTTCTGAAGTTTGCTGCTGCCACTGGGGCTACTCCTATCGCCGGGCGTTTCACCCCTGGCACCTTCACAAACCAGATCCAAGCAGCTTTCCGTGAGCCACGGCTCCTGGTGGTTACGGATCCCCGGGCTGATCACCAGCCGCTGACAGAGGCATCCTATGTCAACATCCCCACCATCGCCCTGTGCAACACCGACTCCCCGCTGCGCTACGTGGATATCGCTATTCCCTGCAATAACAAG GGAGCCCATTCAGTGGGCCTGATGTGGTGGATGCTGGCTCGGGAGGTCCTGCGTATGCGTGGCACCATCTCCCGTGAGCACCCGTGGGAAGTCATGCCTGACTTGTACTTCTACAGGGATCCTGAGGAG ATTGAAAAGGAGGAGCAGGCGGCTGCTGAGAAAGCAGTCACTAAGGAGGAATTCCAGACTGAATGGACAGCCCCTGCACCTGAATTCactgctcctcctcagcctgAGGTTGCAGATTGGTCTGAGGGAGTGCAGGTCCCATCTGTGCCCATCCAGCAGTTCCCCACAG AGGACTGGAGTGCCCAGCCTGCCACTGAGGACTGGTCAGCAGCTCCCACGGCCCAGGCTACTGAGTGGGTTGGCACTGCCACAGAATGGTCTTAA
- the RPSA gene encoding small ribosomal subunit protein uS2 isoform X1, with translation MAVRRRRVLFRLRAAWASTRRCQRSLSLLPKGNPTMSGGLDVLQMKEEDVLKFLAAGTHLGGTNLDFQMEQYIYKRKSDGIYIINLKRTWEKLLLAARAIVAIENPADVSVISSRNTGQRAVLKFAAATGATPIAGRFTPGTFTNQIQAAFREPRLLVVTDPRADHQPLTEASYVNIPTIALCNTDSPLRYVDIAIPCNNKGAHSVGLMWWMLAREVLRMRGTISREHPWEVMPDLYFYRDPEEIEKEEQAAAEKAVTKEEFQTEWTAPAPEFTAPPQPEVADWSEGVQVPSVPIQQFPTGQSGEVSGKRGGGCCCGWKELGSTKCCVCDCRGLECPACH, from the exons ATGGCCGTCAGGAGAAGGCGGGTTCTCTTTCGGCTCCGCGCCGCCTGGGCCTCCACACGGCGTTGTCAGC GTTCCCTGTCGTTGCTTCCAAAGGGAAACCCCACAATGTCCGGAGGCCTCGATGTCCTgcagatgaaggaggaggaTGTCCTCAAATTCCTCGCTGCCGGGACCCACCTGGGAGGTACCAACCTTGACTTCCAGATGGAGCAGTACATCTACAAAAGGAAGAGCGATG GTATTTACATCATCAATCTGAAGAGGAcctgggaaaagctgctcctggcagctcgTGCCATTGTTGCCATTGAGAACCCAGCTGACGTGAGCGTCatttcttccaggaacactggACAG CGTGCGGTTCTGAAGTTTGCTGCTGCCACTGGGGCTACTCCTATCGCCGGGCGTTTCACCCCTGGCACCTTCACAAACCAGATCCAAGCAGCTTTCCGTGAGCCACGGCTCCTGGTGGTTACGGATCCCCGGGCTGATCACCAGCCGCTGACAGAGGCATCCTATGTCAACATCCCCACCATCGCCCTGTGCAACACCGACTCCCCGCTGCGCTACGTGGATATCGCTATTCCCTGCAATAACAAG GGAGCCCATTCAGTGGGCCTGATGTGGTGGATGCTGGCTCGGGAGGTCCTGCGTATGCGTGGCACCATCTCCCGTGAGCACCCGTGGGAAGTCATGCCTGACTTGTACTTCTACAGGGATCCTGAGGAG ATTGAAAAGGAGGAGCAGGCGGCTGCTGAGAAAGCAGTCACTAAGGAGGAATTCCAGACTGAATGGACAGCCCCTGCACCTGAATTCactgctcctcctcagcctgAGGTTGCAGATTGGTCTGAGGGAGTGCAGGTCCCATCTGTGCCCATCCAGCAGTTCCCCACAGGTCAGTCTGGGGAGGTGTCTGGGAAGAGGGGTGGGGGGTGTTGTTGTGGGTGGAAGGAGCTGGGGAGCACTAAGTGTTGTGTTTGTGATTGCAGAGGACTGGAGTGCCCAGCCTGCCACTGA